CTCGGTGGCACCCTGCTGGAACGGGTTAGCGGTCGGGATCCGCTGGCCCTGGGAGGTTATCCAGTGGCCGTAGTCCCACCACGAGAGGACGCCGTACTGCCCGTCCTCGTAGTCGAACTCACCGACGTTCGGGAAGGTGCCGTAGTAGTCGAGTTCGTTCGAGGCACCGCCGAACGTCCCCTCGGCAGGCGTGTTGCCCTCCATCCAGTCGAGCCCGTCGGACCAACCTTCGATGCCCTGACCGGGGCTGTCGTATCGGTCGATGTTGGTCGGGGACGCGACCGCGACCATCGGTGCGACGACGAGGACGGCGATCGCGGCGACGGTGAGGACCTGGTACGCCTCGACGTTGATCCCGTCGCCGTCGACGATCGAACGGTCGCCGTCAGCGAGGTATCGGAGCACGGAACCGACCGCGTAGGCCGTCAGTCCGCCGATCGGCACTGCGAGGTAGTAGGCGAACCGTGCTTGCGTGATGGCGGCGGCCGTGACGAACGCCGCCCAGACCACGACGAGGAGCTGCTGGGGCTCGACCTTCGAGCCGATCAGGTTCCGCACGACGATGAGGGCACCGGCGGCGAGCGCGATGAACGTCGCGAAGCCGTGCATCTGGAACAGTGCGATCGCCGGCTGGCGCATCCGCGTGATCTCGCCGATCGTCCCGGCTGTCTCGGACGGCCCGATGCCCAGGACGCCGCCGAAGATCCGGACCAGGTTCCGGGCGAACAGATCGTAGATGCCCGGGATCGCGAGCTGTGCGAAGACGACACCGACGACGAGGACGCTCAGGATCGTCAGCGGATAGAAGACCGTGTCGATGTCGTGGTCGTCCCAGAAGCGTGCCAACCAGGCCATGAACACGCAGCCGGCGGCGACGCCGAACGCGAGCGTCGGGTGCAGCAGCGAGAAGACGCCGACCCTGAACTCGGCGGCGGTGATCGGGATGAACATCAGGACACCGGTCACGCCCAGTGCGACGGCACCGGCGATCGCCGTGTGCTCCGGGCTCTCGCCGCGGACGAACTCGATCGTCAGCTGGAAGAGCAGGTAGACGCCGACGATACCCAGCAGGAGGACGCCGAAGGGCCAGACCCACAGGTACAGCGTGATCGCGACCCCGGCCAGCGCGCTCCAGACGAGCGTGCTTCGGAGCCCCTCGAAGTCCCTGTCGAGGAACTGCTCGTAGACCGGCCGGTCCCGGCGGGCGACCGTCACGGCGACCATCACGCCGAGGACGCCCAGCGTCTGGAAGAGCACCTCCGCGATGTGGTGGTCCGAGAAGCCGACCATGCTCCGCTGGAGGATCGAACCCGCGGAGAGCGCGAACACGGCCAGTGCGACCACACCGCCGGCACGACCGCCGAGCCGACGGCCGATGACGTACGTGGGGAGCCCCGTCAGCACCGCGAACACCGCCGGTGCGAACAGCACGACGAGCCGGACGGTGTTGTCGCTTGGCGATCCGAGCCCGACGATCAACGCGACGGTCGCGAGCAACTGGTCGAACAGGGTGCCGAACTGACCCACGTCGGTCCCGTGAGGGAAGTACGTCCAGGGGTCGAACGGCATCGTCTGTGGCCAGTTGCGGACGGTGTAGGCCGTCGAGCGGTAGTGATACCAGGCGTCGTTCCCGTTGAACAGCACTTCACCGTCGACGATGTAGTTGTTCCACGGTCGGACACGATTCCACAGTGTGAACCCGAGGAGGAGGGCGCCGAAAGCGAGGTGGTAGTACTGCTGCACCAAGTCGACGGCCCGCTCGAGTTCGTCGTTATCTTCGAGGCGGCCCCGCCTTTGACTCATTAGCGGAACGAATTGCCATCGCGCGCATAAGCCTTGTCATATGCGTACGACGGCGCGGCCGTGTCGCGTCGTCGTCCCCTCTCGAAACCGCCGTCTGCCGTCCGCCAGCGACCGTTTTCGGAGACACGCTCGACGGCAGCTTCGTCGCCGATAGCCCGCTGGCAATGAAAACGCCTATGCGACGAGGCGGGACAGAACTCTGCATGCGCGTCTCGGTCGTGATCTGTCTGCATACGATGGACCGCTTCGATCACTTCGTCGAGGCGGTCGAGAGCGTGTTCGCTGGGACGTACGACGACGTGGAACTCGTGTTGGTCTCGGACGGGAGCGACGCGGTCTGTGGGGCCATCGAGGACCGCTTCGGCGACCGATCGGACGTACAGATCGTCTGCAACGAGGAAAATCGCGGGCTCGCAGTCAGTCGAAACCGTGGTCTCGACGCCGCCAGCGGAGACGTAGTCGCGTTTACCGACGACGACGTGATCGCCGACGAGCGGTGGCTCGAAGCGCTGGTCTCGGTGTACGAGGAGCGCGACGTGCCGGCGGTCGGTGGGCGGCTCGTCCCGGAGTGGGTCGCCGACGAGCCCGTCTGTCTGCCCGCCGAGTTCTACTGGCTGATCGGCGTGACGCCGCCGACGTTCGGGCCGGCCGACGACGCCTCAGTCGGCGGCGAGGTACGCAACACCTACGGGGGCAACATGTCGTTCCGGCGGTCGGTCCTCGAAGAACTCGGCGGGTTCGAGCCCGAGATCGGCGGGCGGACCGGCGACAAGAACCTCCAGGGCGAGGAGACCGAGCTCTGTGCGCGACTCCAGGCCGAATACGGCCGCGGGATGTACTACACGCCCGACGCGATCGTCGCCCACAAGATCTTCGACTACCGGACGGAGCTCGGGTGGCTCCTCGACAGGGCGTTCTGGCAGGGCTACTCCAAGCGTGGCCTCGAAGTGCTCGTGCCGGAGACCGACGGCACGGAGTCAGACTACCTCGCCACGTTGCTGTTCGTCGCGACGCCGCGACGGCTCCGCAGGCTCCTCACCGAGCCGTCGCTCGCGGCCGTCGTCCAGCTCGCGATGCTGTTCGTGTTCACGGGCGTCGTGGGGCTGGGCTATCTTTACGGGGCGGTGAAGTGGTGACCATGTCCGAGGACAGTCTCCCCGGCGTCTGTGTCGTCACCCACCCGCTCGCGTCGGCCGGCGAGAACGCTACCCGGAGCTTGCTGGAGATCCTCGCCGCGGTGACGACGGTGTCGCTCGTCACTGCCGACCTGCCGGCCGACTCCGAGATCCGAGACCGTCACGAGCTGATCGAGCTCACGGAGCGAGGGGCCGGCCAGTCGAACGTCGCCGTCGCGGCCGCCCGATTCGTCCTGAATCAGCTCCGGATGTGTCGGGCGCTCGTCGGCAGAGACGAGGGGGTGGTGCTGTTCTACGGGGCGACCGCGTACCTCGTGCCGATCCTGTTCGCACGACTGCTGAGCAAGCGCGTCCTCGTCGAGCCACGCGGCGACGTGCCCCTGACGCTCCGATTGCACTGGGAACAGTCGCTGCCGGCCGTCCTCGCGCGGACGCTCGCGGGACTGGTCCGGGCGCTGGAACGGGCGGGCTTCGCGGCCGCACACGGCGTCGTCACGTACACGCCCGCGATGGCGACCCAGCTCGGTCTCGACCCACAGCGCCAGCGCGTCTATCCCGACGGCGCGCGGTTCGTCCACACCGATCGGTTCGACGTGGAGACGCCCCACACGGAGCGCGAGCCGGTCGTGGGCTTTCTCGGTCGCCTCGACGAGGAGAAGGGGATCAGAACGCTCGCGAGCGTCGCACAGTCGTTGCCGTCAGACTACACGTTCCGGTTCGTCGGTGACGGTGGGCTGCGCCCCTGGCTGGAACGGGAACTCGCCGAGGAGATCGACGCCGGGCGCGTCGAAGTGACCGGCTGGGTCGACCACGACGACGTGCCCCGGCAGCTGAACGACCTCGCACTGCTGGTGTTGCCATCGGACCCGACCGAGGGCCTCCCGACGACGATCCTCGAAGCGCTCGCCTGCGGGACGCCGGTGTACGCGACGCCGGTCTCCGGCGTGCCGGACGTGGTTCGAGACGGCGAGACCGGTTTCCACATCGCGGATCGCGACCCGGCGACGTTGCGTGACGGGATCGAGTCGATTCTCGGCCGAGACGACCTCGACGAGATCAGCGCCCGGGGACGGGCGCTCGTCGAGGACGAGTACAGCTTCGAGGCAGCCTGCGAGCGGTACCGGGAGATCCTCCGGTCGGTCGTCGAGGATCGAGCAGACCGGACGTAAGAGCCCGTCGAGACGGGGACAGTCCGGAACCGGTCGATCTATCCGAAAGGTACTTTGGACGCGTCGGAGTGGGTCCGACAATGACTGCCCCCAACGTCCTCCTGGTGATACTGGACAGCGTCAGAGCCAGAAACACCAGCCTGCACGGGTACGGGGACCGGACGACGCCGTTTCTCGACTCGTTCGCCGGAGAGGCCGAGTGGTACCGGCAGGCACGGGCTCCGAGCATCCACAGCGTCGCCAGCCACGCCAGCCTCTTTACCGGGCTCCACGTGGACCAGCACGGCGTCACGAAACACGAGTCGCGGCTGGCTCCCGACGCCACCGTCTGGTCGGACTTGGCCGAACGGGGCTACGAGACGGGGCTGTTCACGCCCAACGTCGTCGTCACGGAGTCGTCGAACCTCGCGGAGCCGTTCGACACCGTCGACGGCCCGCGGCGAGATCCGAAACACCGCTACTTCGAGGACGCGCTCTCGCCGACGGACGTGGAGGGCCACCAGACGAACGTCGAGTACCTGCGGCGGTGTGTCGCCAGCGGCAAGCCGCTCCGGTCGGCGTTCAACGGCCTGTACTTCCTCTCCAGCAACAAGGAAGCGTACGATCCCGAGCGGGAGGCGGGCACCGAGTACGTCGAGAGCTTCCTGCAGTGGTCGGACGAGCGAGACGGCCCGTGGGCCGCCTGCCTGAACTTCATGGACGCCCACTTCCCGTACGAACCCGTCCGGGAATTCCGGTCTGCGGGCACAGAGGAACTGCTGGACGTACACGACTCGCTGTCGTCGCCGATCTCGAAGGACGTCGCCGCGTCCGAGGAGTGGTGGAAGCTCCGGGCGATCGAAGCCCTCTACGACGACTGTATCCGGCAGGCCGACGACGCCGTGGCGACGCTGGTCGACGCGCTGCGAGAGCGCGGTGTTCTCGACGACACGCTCCTGGTCGTCACCAGCGACCACGGCGACGGCTTCGGCGAGTGGAGCCGCGTCGATCCGCGGGTCCGTGCCGCCTACCACAGCTGGAGTGTCCACGAGGTGCTGACTCACGTGCCGCTCCTCGTGCGCCGTCCCGGCGGCGAGCGCGGAGGGGCGAACGACTCGCTCGCCAGCCTCACCCGCTTCCCGGCGGTCGTCGAAGCGGCGCTCGACGGCGAGACTGGAAGTTTCGCCGTCGACGACCGCGCGTTCGCCTCGACCCACCGGCTCGAACGTCCGGCGGTCATGTTACCGGACGCCTGCGAGGATCCCGAGCGGTACGGCGGACCGTGGCGCGCGGTCTACGAGCAGGACGACGACGGCGTGTACAAGTACGGGACCCACGATTCGGCGTCGGCGACGATCCGCGTCAGAGACGCACAGGTGTCCGACCGCGTCTCCGACGACGACGGCGGCGTCGTCGCGCAGTCGTACGGCGAGCTGGAGGGGGCCGACGTGAGCGACGGCGAGTCGGAGTCGCTGGAGGACTCCGTCGAAGACCAGCTAGAGAGTCTCGGTTACATCCGGTAGACCGCGAGCGGAGTCCGGCTCAGAGCCCGATCGCGGGTGCGTTCTCGCGGACGACGGACCTGAACTCTCCCGACAGCGCCCAGAGAAAGGCGAAGTACGCCAGCGCACCCACCACGACCAGCAGCGCTGCCGTCACGGCGGGATCGACCAGCGGAAAGATCGGTTGGGCGACCCGTTCGGCGATCGCGACGACGACACCCATCCCGGCGGCGGCGACCGCCTGCGTCCCGATCCGTCCGACCGGGAGTGAGACCGAGACGTGGCTCCGCAGGACGAAGTAGCCGACGACGAAGCTCAGGACGACCGACGTCGCAGTCGCGATCGCCGCTCCGAGGATTCGGTACTGCCAGATCAGCGCGAAGTTGAGGACGACGTTCGACACGACGAGAACGGCGTTGACCCTGAACGCCTCGCCGGGCCGGTCGATGCCGCTGAGCGCGTTGACGATCTGGCTCTGGTAGCCGTAGACGAGGACGGCGACGATGAGCAGCCACAGCACCTCCGTCCCCCGGGCGAACCCCGAGCCGTAGATCCGCATGAGGCGATCGCTCAACAGGATCCCACCGACCAGTCCCGGAATCGTGAACAGGCCCGCGTAGGCAAACGAGTCCTCGATCAGCGACGAGACCCGCTCGAAGCTGTCCTCGGCCGAGAGCTTGCTCAGTTCCGGGAACAGCGCCGAGCTGATGGCGTTGCTGAAGATGATGAGGAAGTTCGCGAGGCTCCACGTGATCGCGTAGACGCCCACGAGTTCGTCGGAGACGAAGATAGCGAGGACCAGTACGTCCGCCTGGTTGAACGTCTTGCCCCGGATACGCCCGAGCCAGGCGAACCTCGCGTACTCGTAGAGGCTCTCGAAGTGTGCCCGCGTCGGCAGTCGGTACGGACGGCCAACGAAGTACAGCCCGACGACGACGATGACGAGGCTCCCGGCCGCGTAGCCGTAGACGAGCGCGGCCAGCCCGAACGACAGCAGGATACCGCCGACCTGCAGGGCGGTCCGGACGATCTGTCGGACCGGCCGCAGCGACGACGCCACGTGGACCAGGTGGACGCCGTTCAGCATCGAGTCGACGTACGAACTCGCCACGCCGACGAGCAGCAAGACCACGACAAACTCGATCTGCTGGATGTCGAACAACTGCTGAACCAGCCCCTCGCCGAGAAAGAGGACGACGACGATCG
Above is a genomic segment from Halomicrobium sp. LC1Hm containing:
- the aglG gene encoding glucosyl-dolichyl phosphate glucuronosyltransferase — encoded protein: MRVSVVICLHTMDRFDHFVEAVESVFAGTYDDVELVLVSDGSDAVCGAIEDRFGDRSDVQIVCNEENRGLAVSRNRGLDAASGDVVAFTDDDVIADERWLEALVSVYEERDVPAVGGRLVPEWVADEPVCLPAEFYWLIGVTPPTFGPADDASVGGEVRNTYGGNMSFRRSVLEELGGFEPEIGGRTGDKNLQGEETELCARLQAEYGRGMYYTPDAIVAHKIFDYRTELGWLLDRAFWQGYSKRGLEVLVPETDGTESDYLATLLFVATPRRLRRLLTEPSLAAVVQLAMLFVFTGVVGLGYLYGAVKW
- a CDS encoding glycosyltransferase family 4 protein, whose product is MSEDSLPGVCVVTHPLASAGENATRSLLEILAAVTTVSLVTADLPADSEIRDRHELIELTERGAGQSNVAVAAARFVLNQLRMCRALVGRDEGVVLFYGATAYLVPILFARLLSKRVLVEPRGDVPLTLRLHWEQSLPAVLARTLAGLVRALERAGFAAAHGVVTYTPAMATQLGLDPQRQRVYPDGARFVHTDRFDVETPHTEREPVVGFLGRLDEEKGIRTLASVAQSLPSDYTFRFVGDGGLRPWLERELAEEIDAGRVEVTGWVDHDDVPRQLNDLALLVLPSDPTEGLPTTILEALACGTPVYATPVSGVPDVVRDGETGFHIADRDPATLRDGIESILGRDDLDEISARGRALVEDEYSFEAACERYREILRSVVEDRADRT
- a CDS encoding oligosaccharide flippase family protein, which produces MRIGQTSFVTFVSKFLASGAGFVGTIVFARLLDEPVLGRYYLLLSMVAWLALVGTLGFESAIAKRLSEGEDRGAYKVAGGLCMAALTGSIVVVLFLGEGLVQQLFDIQQIEFVVVLLLVGVASSYVDSMLNGVHLVHVASSLRPVRQIVRTALQVGGILLSFGLAALVYGYAAGSLVIVVVGLYFVGRPYRLPTRAHFESLYEYARFAWLGRIRGKTFNQADVLVLAIFVSDELVGVYAITWSLANFLIIFSNAISSALFPELSKLSAEDSFERVSSLIEDSFAYAGLFTIPGLVGGILLSDRLMRIYGSGFARGTEVLWLLIVAVLVYGYQSQIVNALSGIDRPGEAFRVNAVLVVSNVVLNFALIWQYRILGAAIATATSVVLSFVVGYFVLRSHVSVSLPVGRIGTQAVAAAGMGVVVAIAERVAQPIFPLVDPAVTAALLVVVGALAYFAFLWALSGEFRSVVRENAPAIGL
- a CDS encoding oligosaccharyl transferase, archaeosortase A system-associated, with the translated sequence MSQRRGRLEDNDELERAVDLVQQYYHLAFGALLLGFTLWNRVRPWNNYIVDGEVLFNGNDAWYHYRSTAYTVRNWPQTMPFDPWTYFPHGTDVGQFGTLFDQLLATVALIVGLGSPSDNTVRLVVLFAPAVFAVLTGLPTYVIGRRLGGRAGGVVALAVFALSAGSILQRSMVGFSDHHIAEVLFQTLGVLGVMVAVTVARRDRPVYEQFLDRDFEGLRSTLVWSALAGVAITLYLWVWPFGVLLLGIVGVYLLFQLTIEFVRGESPEHTAIAGAVALGVTGVLMFIPITAAEFRVGVFSLLHPTLAFGVAAGCVFMAWLARFWDDHDIDTVFYPLTILSVLVVGVVFAQLAIPGIYDLFARNLVRIFGGVLGIGPSETAGTIGEITRMRQPAIALFQMHGFATFIALAAGALIVVRNLIGSKVEPQQLLVVVWAAFVTAAAITQARFAYYLAVPIGGLTAYAVGSVLRYLADGDRSIVDGDGINVEAYQVLTVAAIAVLVVAPMVAVASPTNIDRYDSPGQGIEGWSDGLDWMEGNTPAEGTFGGASNELDYYGTFPNVGEFDYEDGQYGVLSWWDYGHWITSQGQRIPTANPFQQGATEAANFLLAPNETQANDVLDDVSENDSEAETRYVAVDWKMAETNGDVGGKFFAPPNFYDVSEVSQQDYYSPVYSSRAQSLRGPSFVHQRQGYYNSTVVRLYRYHGSAVEPRPIGVDWEPSTLQGRQVAQVDGRRAIFQTQTMEEARAYTANDSTSSVGGIGALPSERVPAMEHYRLVGTSEQSATASSQYNRGLLQSAAASGLGYQPVNSTAECTSDVTLRVAESGPGQIACLPEDIEQQVFHDTAPQWLKLFERVPGATVEGAGPENATVQATVEMYNPASNETFTYTQRTRTNDDGTFTMTVPYSTTGYDEFGPDNGYTNVSVRANSSYQFRAGNVDNGTLTQWSGTTDVSEGQVLGVDEEPAEVEMNSTEVDLPSSENETDATNSTSDTGGSETTDETGGSETTDETGGSETTDETTTSTPETDTATESGN
- a CDS encoding sulfatase-like hydrolase/transferase yields the protein MTAPNVLLVILDSVRARNTSLHGYGDRTTPFLDSFAGEAEWYRQARAPSIHSVASHASLFTGLHVDQHGVTKHESRLAPDATVWSDLAERGYETGLFTPNVVVTESSNLAEPFDTVDGPRRDPKHRYFEDALSPTDVEGHQTNVEYLRRCVASGKPLRSAFNGLYFLSSNKEAYDPEREAGTEYVESFLQWSDERDGPWAACLNFMDAHFPYEPVREFRSAGTEELLDVHDSLSSPISKDVAASEEWWKLRAIEALYDDCIRQADDAVATLVDALRERGVLDDTLLVVTSDHGDGFGEWSRVDPRVRAAYHSWSVHEVLTHVPLLVRRPGGERGGANDSLASLTRFPAVVEAALDGETGSFAVDDRAFASTHRLERPAVMLPDACEDPERYGGPWRAVYEQDDDGVYKYGTHDSASATIRVRDAQVSDRVSDDDGGVVAQSYGELEGADVSDGESESLEDSVEDQLESLGYIR